The DNA region ATCAGCGAACTTAAAACCAGGGCACCGGCAGACCCCAAAAAGACGGAAAGCTTCGAATCGCAGTCCGCTGAAAGGCAAAAGGTGGCCAGTTGAGTCTTATCTCCCAGTTCGGCCAGCAATACCATGCCGAAAGTAGTCATTAACATTTTAAAGTCCATAAACGTCCTCTTTTTTATTTAACCGCAGACACACTCAGACAACCACTGACAAATTTCATTTGGGCAGCCGAAACGGCTGACTAAAAACGCTTCACCATTTTCTCTGCCGATTCGGCAGAGAAAACGATCTGCGTTTATCTGCATGAATCTGCGGT from Candidatus Desulfatibia profunda includes:
- a CDS encoding TMEM165/GDT1 family protein, yielding MDFKMLMTTFGMVLLAELGDKTQLATFCLSADCDSKLSVFLGSAGALVLSSLIAVLCGEAFSRFVPAGYIKIAAGLFFVIVGAWFIISAARAIVA